The genomic stretch TTTGTCGGACATTCGAGATGATGAAAAATTCAAAAACATTCCGGTTATCATTTATTCCACGTCGTATCTTAAAAAAGAAATAGAGCAGCTTCGTAGAATGGGGGCTACCGGGTATCTCAGAAAACCTTCTTCCTTCAATCAATTAAAAACTTTGATCTACAAGTGTGTCAAAAACCTTCAGGATCTGCAAATGGCCCTTAAAAACGCTACAGGTAATTTTTTCATTTATGATTAATCCAGTGGGGCACCTTTAACGTGGCCATCAATCAATACTATATTTGAATTGCATTTTTCCACTTATTCTTTTATACAAACTCCAAAAACAAAAAGAGTCGGCTATTTCCGACTCTTTCTTGTTTTGAATTGAAGCTGTTCGCATATAAAACTTACATTACATCTTCCAATCTTTTGATTTTATCAAGATTCGTTACGATCCAATTCCGTTGTTCTCTAATGATTTTGGCCGTCTCAACAGGTAAATCCGTTTTGGCAAGCACCTCATTGTACTCCTCCACGGCAGCTTTGTCACCTCGAATGGCCTCTTCCAACATAGCTTCATCGTTATCTCCCGAGAAAAATGCCTTTACGTCCATCCATGCTCTGTGTACGGCTCCAGTTGCACTACCGTTCATGTCATCCCTGGTTTCCAATGCAGGAACGGTGGCCTTCAATCCAACCAAAA from Flagellimonas oceani encodes the following:
- a CDS encoding response regulator, which produces MNIFLADDDEEDRLFFAEALKEIPLSIETSAFADGVGLMGNLYSDEKLPDIIFLDLNMPMMNGFECLSDIRDDEKFKNIPVIIYSTSYLKKEIEQLRRMGATGYLRKPSSFNQLKTLIYKCVKNLQDLQMALKNATGNFFIYD
- a CDS encoding ferritin-like domain-containing protein codes for the protein MNNDIKEIEDSINDIIQKNEDAIKGYEKAAENAKEIGLKHYFLTKSKERRNFLVGLKATVPALETRDDMNGSATGAVHRAWMDVKAFFSGDNDEAMLEEAIRGDKAAVEEYNEVLAKTDLPVETAKIIREQRNWIVTNLDKIKRLEDVM